The following are encoded in a window of bacterium genomic DNA:
- a CDS encoding radical SAM protein: MRIIKRLTIATTYKCYSRCKHCHTWSRKSPRELSLDQYRELLSAGSFDSLGTISLTGGEPLLYSDIENLIRLIASAKPGIRLDINTNGLTFDKLNQVLSLEEIHSLGVFQINISMDGTKATHDYIRGVEGNYDRIIEWLTFFRPRIDNNVQVTLSFTASPQNYRDIPGIVQLAANFNTGLSLRMQQRSFFYDNVCEKLTWNEDSLRECNDLVRFVADHLVRKYGRLDSPHATFTKQAVWRYLNTARDYDCFAGRNSLYIDPSGNLYPCIMLDRKMGSIVDDSVEEILESDKSNRVVEYIKKRTCSCWTECETLYSISSQKDLFTQG, from the coding sequence CAAACACTGCCACACCTGGAGCAGAAAGAGCCCTAGAGAACTGTCACTCGACCAATATCGTGAGTTGCTGTCGGCGGGCAGCTTTGACTCGCTAGGCACCATTTCCCTGACTGGTGGGGAACCTTTGCTCTATTCTGACATCGAGAATCTGATTAGACTGATCGCTTCTGCCAAGCCTGGTATCCGTCTGGACATTAACACAAACGGCTTGACATTCGACAAGCTCAATCAAGTCTTATCTCTGGAGGAGATTCATAGTCTCGGCGTCTTTCAAATCAATATTTCTATGGACGGTACAAAGGCAACTCATGACTACATTCGTGGCGTTGAGGGAAACTATGACAGAATCATTGAATGGCTTACTTTTTTCAGGCCTAGGATCGACAACAATGTGCAGGTTACACTAAGCTTCACCGCATCTCCCCAAAACTACAGAGACATCCCAGGAATAGTCCAATTAGCAGCCAACTTCAACACGGGTTTATCACTAAGAATGCAACAGAGGAGTTTCTTCTACGACAATGTCTGCGAAAAACTGACGTGGAATGAGGATAGTTTGAGAGAATGCAATGACCTGGTTCGATTTGTTGCTGACCATCTGGTTCGCAAATATGGCAGATTAGACTCCCCCCACGCAACATTCACCAAACAAGCCGTTTGGAGATATCTGAACACTGCAAGAGACTATGATTGTTTTGCCGGCAGGAACTCCTTGTACATCGACCCTTCAGGCAACTTGTATCCCTGCATAATGCTAGACCGAAAAATGGGGAGTATCGTAGATGATTCCGTAGAAGAAATTTTGGAAAGCGATAAATCCAACAGGGTAGTTGAGTACATAAAGAAGCGGACCTGTTCTTGCTGGACTGAATGTGAGACCTTATACTCGATATCTAGTCAAAAAGACCTCTTTACGCAAGGCTGA